The Paraburkholderia sp. PREW-6R genomic interval CTCGATCGTCAGGAACGGATTGAGCGAGGTCATCGGGTCCTGAAAGATCATGCCGATGCGGTCGCCGCGAATCCTGTTGAGCGCCGCTTCGTTCAGCGTCAGCAGGTTTTCGCCGCGATACGTGGCCGTGCCCGACACCTTGCCGTTGCCGGCGAGGAGGCCAAGCAGCGCCATCACGGTCTGGCTCTTGCCCGAACCGGATTCGCCGACAATGCCGAGCGTGCGGCCGGCTTCGAGCGAAAACGATACGCGTTGCACCGCGTCGACGGGCGCGCCTTCGCGGCGTGTGAATCGCACGCTGAGGTCGTTGACTTCGAGTAGCGCCATGTCAGCGGTCCTTCGGATCGAAAGCGTCGCGCAAGCCGTCGCCGACGAAGTTCACGCAATAGAGCGTCACGCACAACATCACGGCGGGGCAAAGCAGCAGCCACGGCATGGATTCGAGCTTCTGCGCGCCGTCCTGGATCAGCACGCCCCAGCTCGTCATCGGTTCCTGCACGCCGAGCCCGAGGAACGACAGCACGGATTCCGTCAATACGATATTGGGCACCGTGACGCTCGCGTACACCACGACCACGCCGAACAGATTCGGCACGATGTGACGCGCGATGATCGAACGCGAACTCACGCCGATCGCGCGCGCGGCGTCGATGAATTCGCGCGACCGCAGCGACAGCGTCTGGCCGCGCACCACCCGCGCCATGTCGAGCCATGAAAATGCGCTAATGGTGAGCACGACCAGATAGAACGCGCGGCCGAACATCGTCATCATCAGAATGGCGATCAGCATGTAGGGGATGGCGTACATCATGTCGACGATCCGCATCATCACCGCATCCACGCGGCCGCCGAGGTAACCGGCGGTCGCACCATACGCGACGCCGATCAGCCCCGAGACCAGCGTGCCGAGCAAGCCGACTTCGAGCGACACGCGCCCGCCTTGCAGCGAACGCGCGAGCAGGTCGCGGCCCAGTTCGTCGGTGCCGAACCAGTGCATGTTCTGCCAGGTGGGCGCGAGGCTGATGGCGCCCCAGTCGCTGTCGACCGGATTGTTCGGCAGGAACCACGGGCCCGCCACGCACGCGATCACGATCAGCATCAGCAGCACGAAGCCGGCGAACGCCGCGCGATTGCGCACGAAGCGCCACGCGGCGGTGGCAAGCGGGCCGCGCGAGCGCGGCGCCCGCGCAATGGCCGCGAGCGGATCAAGCGCCGCGGTGGTCGATTGAATGGAGCGGGGCATGGATCAGTACCGGATACGCGGATCGAGCCACGCATACGCGAGGTCGACCAGCAGATTGAACAGCACGGCCACGGCAGTGGTCAACACGACGAGGCCGAGCACGAGCGTGTAGTCGCGATTGATCGCGCCGTTGACGACCAGCTGACCGAGACCCGGCAGCGCGAACACGGATTCGGTGACGACCGCCGCGGTGATCGACGAAATGCAGATGGAGCCGAGCAGCGAGACGACCGGCATCAGTGCCGGTTTCATCGCATGACGCAGAACGATCGTGCGGCCCGGCAGGCCCTTTGCACGCGCGGTTCGAATGAAGTTGCCCGACAGCACTTCGATCATGCTGCCGCGCATCACACGCGCAATCCCGGCCACGTTGATGATGACGAGCAGCACGATCGGCAGCACGCGGTAGCGCCACTCGCCTTCGCCCCATCCGCCGGCGGGCAGCCAGCCGCGCCCCTCGGATGTTTTCAGCAGGATGGCGAAGACCCACACGAGCACCGGACCCAGCACGAACGGCGGCACCACGTTGCCGATATTGCCGAGCACCATCACGAAGTGGTCGATGAAGCGGTCGCGCCGCACGGCCGCCAGCGTGCCGAGCGCGACTCCGATCACGAGCGCGATCGGCACCGACACGCCGCCGACGCCGAGGCTGACCGGCAGCGCCTTTAACACCAGATCATTGACGGTCCAGTCGGCGTAACGGAACGACGGTCCCAGATCGCCATGCAGCAGCGAACCGAGGTAGTGCACATATTGCAGCCACAGCGGCTCGTCCAGATGATATTTGGCGTTCAGGTTCGCCATGACGGCCGCCGACAGTTGCTTCTCGGTGTCGAACGGGCCGCCCGGTGTGAGGTGCAGCAGCAGATAGCACGCGGTGATCACGGCGAGGATCGTCGGAATCGCCCAGAGCGTGCGGCGCAGCGTGTAAGCCAGCATGACGGTGCTCCCGCGCTTAGTGCTTGATCAGGTACATGTCCTGCGTCGCGCGCTGGTCGACGTAGTTGGTCGACGTATAGCCGCCCACGTACGGCTTGACGAGACGGTCGGCCGAATACTGGAAAAGCGGCACGAGCGGGTAATCGTTCATTGCCAGATCGTGCGCCTGCGTGAGCAGCGCGGTGCGTTTGCCGTCGTCGAGTTGCTGATTGGCTTCGTCCACCAGCTTGTCGACTTGCGGGTTGCAGTAGCGCTGATCGTTCTGCACGCTGTTGCAGCGTATCAGGTCGAAATACGACATGGCGTCGTTGTAGTCGACGAACCAGCCGTCGCGCGAAGCCTGCACCTTGCCGTCGTGACGCTGCTTGAGCAGCACCTTGTATTCGACGTTTTCGAGTTTGGCATTTACGCCGAGCTTGGTGCGCCATTCGGACGTGGCGAAGAGCGCGACCTTCTTGTGCAGGTCGTTGGTGTTGTAAGTCAGCGTGAAGGTGAGCGGCTTCGTGTCCGAGTAACCGGCCTGCTTCAGCAGGTTGCGCGCGTAGTCGACGCGCTTCGCCATCGGCCACGTGGCCCAGTCCGGCTTGAATACCGCCGCGCCTTGCGTGCCCTTCGCGATCAGGCCGTACATCGGCAACTCGCCGTCGGCGGTCAGACGCTGCGTGAGCAGGTCGCGGTCGAGCACCATCGAGAGCGCCTGGCGCACGCGCTTGTCCTTGAACAGCGGGTCTTCGTTATTCAGGCTGTAGTAATACGTGGCGATCTGCAGGCCGGTTTTCAGCTCGGAGCCGAACTGCTTGCTCATCTGCGTGTAGATGCCCGACGGGATCGAATACGTGTAGTCGAACTGACCGGCCTGATACATGCGCATCGCCGTTTCGTCGTTTTCGATCGGCAGGTAGGTCACTTTCGTAATGACCACCTTGCCGGCGTTCCAGTACGTCTTGCTCTTCGTGCCTACCAGACGGTTACCCGGCTGCCAGTCGGCGAGCGTATAGGGTCCATTGCCGACGAAGTTGGCCGGGCGGGTCCAGTCGCCGCCGAATTTCGTCACCACGTCGCGATTGACCGGCGCCATGGTCGGCATGGCGGCCAGTTGCGGGAAGAAGGCAGCAGGCACTTCGGTCGTCACTTCGAGCGTGTACGGGTCGGGTGCGCGCACGGCAAGGCTCGTCAGCGGCTGTTTGCCCGCGAGAATCGCCTTGGCGTTCTTCACGAATTCGACCAGCACCGTGTATTTCGAGCCGGTTTTCGGATCGAGCACGCGCTGCCATGCATAGATGAAATCCTGCGCCGTGACCGGCTGGCCGTTGCTCCAGCGCGCGTCGTGGCGCAGCTTGAAGACCCATGTGTCCGGCCCCGTGCGCGTCCACGATTGCGCGACGCCCGGCACGACCGCGCCCGCTGCGTCGATACGCGTCAAACCTTCGAACAGGTCGAGCGCGATCGTGTTGCCAGTCCACGATTCGATGTGCGCCGGATCGAGCGATTCGGTTTCGGAGGGCACCTGGCGCGTGATCTCCTGACTGGCGGCGAGGGCGACGCCCGCCGGCACATTGACGGCGAACGCGGAAGGAGCAAATGCAAGGACGAGCGCGCTCAGCGCCGCCGCATAGACGAACGGGGTTTTCATCGGTTGAGATCGCAGGAAAGGTCGAGGGGAGAAACGCGCTGGCGCGAATGCGCCCGGTTATCTGCCGTGCTCAGGCCAGGGCGGCCCTTGTTGCTTGTCCGACATGCAGGAATCCTTACATTGCGTAATGCAGGCACTCCGTTGGCCGGTTCAGCCGGTCGAGATGCCTGCCTTTCAAAACAGTCTTGGTGTCCCCACCCAGACGACCACCGACTCGATACGCGCGGTGTTGACCCAGCTGTGCGGCACCGTCGATTCGTAATGCGCGCTGTCTCCTGCGTGCAGCACGAACGTCTTGCCTTCCAGCGTCAACGACACTTCGCCGTCGATCACATACACGAACTCTTCTCCGGCATGCGTGGTGACCTCGGAGCGCTTCTGCCCGGGCGGCATCCTGACGAGGATCGCCTCGAGCTGGCGGCCGCCCGTCACATTGGTCAATCGCGCAAACAGATTGGCCGAGTCCGCAAAGCCGAAAAATCTCAACTGATCGCCACGACTCACGCAGCGTTCTTCGCTGGGTGTGTCGACGAAATACTGCACCGTTACGCCGAGTGCCTGAGCGATGCCGGCCAGCGACGTGATGGACGGCGAGGCGAGACCGCGCTCTACCTGCGACAGAAACGGCTTGGAAAGCCCCGCGGCCGTTGCTGTGTCATCCAGTGTGCGCTTGAGCCGTTGACGCAGCGCGCGGATTTTGCTGCCCAGTTCAAGCGCCGGATTGCTTTTTTGAATTGTCGTGACCATAACAGGAGGAAATAAGCCCGTCAAAATTTGTTTGATAAAAACAAATATGTTTTGATTGCGGTCCGGGCCGGGTAACGGGCCTATATGTCCCCGGGCAAGGACAAACGCTCTATTTTCGAGAAAGCACTCTATATTGCCAGACCCGAAAGAGGGAACTTCAGAAACGGGCGCCGTTCCTCGGAGAAACGGACCAGGCAATGGCAATGTCAGCGGCTGTGCCGGCTCTATCTCGGTATTGATGAAATTTGCATAAGACGAGGAGCAAGCGTATGACGTCAAAGGTGATTTTTATTCTGACGATGTCTGCACGAGACGGTGCAACGCTGCGTAAGCGCGCGTAAGGTGCACCTGGGTCGGTGAATTCCCTGAGTGACGCGGCATGCGTCTATTCGGAGAATCCACCCCGCCCAGTGCAACGGCGTGCGTGTTTAACGGCATGCGCCGCCTTCCGCTGCTTTTCATTCCGCGCCCAGCGATCCTGTGCGACGGAGCTTTGTCCGGCGCGTTTGATCCGAACGTCAGCCGGCATGAGGACATGATTATCGCTACCCCTATCACCTGCAGCGGTCCGTGCCGCTGCCGCCCGTCGTTCCGGCTGCGGTCCGCTCGCAGCGCCCGGCCGGACAAGGCCGATTCCCCCGATGCCTTATCATGGTGGCCGTTCCGCTTGCCGGAGCGCGAGCCCTACAGGTCGCCGCGGACCTCGTCCCCCATCCCAGGCCGTTCCGGCCGTTCAACGCAGGTTTGCGTTGGAACGCCGGTCGCGGCGCCATATTGCGTCGCGCCAGGCGCTTCGGCTCGAGTCGAAGCCGAGACGCGCTTCGAATCGCGCTGGGCCCGCTGATCGTCTTTTTCCAGACGCCGTCTTCGCGCTGCACGCTCTTTCGCGCGGCGCTGCAACTGTTTGACTAGAGGTACATGATGAATTCATCCAACGCACGAGGCGTTCACGTGTCGCAGACCCGTTCGTTTTCGACGGTTTTCCTGATCGAGATGTGGGAACGTTTCGGCTATTACGGGATGGCCGCGCTGCTCGTTCTGTTCATGATCGACAAGCTCGGTTTCGCCGACAGCCACGCCACGCTCACATGGGGCGCGTTCACTGCGCTGGTGTATGCGTCGCCGTCGATCGGCGGCTGGATCGGCGACAAGATTCTCGGCGCGCGTCGCACGATGATCTTCGGCGCGATGGTGCTGGCCGCCGGCTATCTGATGCTGGCGCTGCCCAACGATCAACTCGCTTACATGTACGCGTCGCTCGGCGTGATCGTGGTGGGCAACGGCCTTTTCAAGGCGAACGCCGCGAATCTCGTGCGCCGCATCTATGAAGGCGACGATGCGCGCATCGACAGCGCGTTCACCATCTATTACATGGCGGTCAACATCGGCTCGACCGTGTCGATGCTCGCCACGCCGTGGATCAAGGACCATTGGGGCTGGCACACGGCGTTTGCAGTCTGCTGCGCGGGCATGCTGCTGTCGGTGCTGAACTACTTCGTGATGTTTCGCACGCTCGCGCATATCGGCTCCGCGCCGGACGCCGAACCGGTGCGCTGGAAGCGTGTCGGCGCGGTCGCGCTCGGCGGCATCGTGCTCGGCTCGGCGACCATGTTCGTGCTGCAGCACAAGGCGATCGCGGTTGCGTGCGTGTACACCGCAGGCGTCGCGATTCTCGCGATCTTCGCGTACATGCTGGTGAAATGCGAGCGCTCGGAGCGCTCGGGTCTTTTCGCGGCGCTGATCCTCACCGCGCAGGTGATCCTGTTCTTCGTGTTTTATGTGCAGATGTCCACGTCGCTCACGCTGTTCGCGCTGCGCAACGTCGACCCGCGTTTCGTGCTGTTCGGTCAGACATTGTTCACGTGGAGCGCCGCGCAGTTCCAGGCGCTCAACCCGATCTGGATCATGCTGATGAGCCCGGTTCTCGCGCTGCTTTATACGAAGCTCGCGAGCAACGGCAAGGACGTGCCGGTCGCCGTCAAATACGCGTTTGGGTTTGCGGTCGTGGCGGCGGGCTTTTTCGTCTACGCGGCGAGCGGCAACTATGCGGTGAACGGGCGCGTGTCGTCATGGTTCATGGTCGGCGGCTACGGGTTGTATTCGCTTGGCGAATTGCTGGTGAGCGGCCTGGGTCTGGCGATGATCGCGCGTTACGTGCCGGCGCGCATGAGCGGTTTCATGATGGGCGCTTACTTCGTCGCGACCGGCGTGTCGCAGTATCTCGGCAGCGTGGTCGCCAACTTTGCGCAAATGCCGGCGGGCAATCTGGACCCGCTCGAATCGTTGCCGCTGTACACGAAGCTGTTCACCGGGCTTGGCTGGCTGGCCGCCGGCGGCGCGCTGGTCGCGGTGCTGCTGTTGCCGCTGATGCGCAAGCTCTCGCGTGAGCACCAGCGTTGCAGCGACGAAGCGGCCAACACGTCACGGCAACCGGCGGCGACGAATAGCGTGGTGGCGGAGTAGGGTTCAGGTTTTTGAGGCGGCGGGGCCGGGATCGCGCGTCGCGCCTGTTTTGGTGGAACATTGCTGTTGTGTAATCAGAAAG includes:
- a CDS encoding ABC transporter permease subunit — translated: MPRSIQSTTAALDPLAAIARAPRSRGPLATAAWRFVRNRAAFAGFVLLMLIVIACVAGPWFLPNNPVDSDWGAISLAPTWQNMHWFGTDELGRDLLARSLQGGRVSLEVGLLGTLVSGLIGVAYGATAGYLGGRVDAVMMRIVDMMYAIPYMLIAILMMTMFGRAFYLVVLTISAFSWLDMARVVRGQTLSLRSREFIDAARAIGVSSRSIIARHIVPNLFGVVVVYASVTVPNIVLTESVLSFLGLGVQEPMTSWGVLIQDGAQKLESMPWLLLCPAVMLCVTLYCVNFVGDGLRDAFDPKDR
- a CDS encoding ABC transporter permease subunit gives rise to the protein MLAYTLRRTLWAIPTILAVITACYLLLHLTPGGPFDTEKQLSAAVMANLNAKYHLDEPLWLQYVHYLGSLLHGDLGPSFRYADWTVNDLVLKALPVSLGVGGVSVPIALVIGVALGTLAAVRRDRFIDHFVMVLGNIGNVVPPFVLGPVLVWVFAILLKTSEGRGWLPAGGWGEGEWRYRVLPIVLLVIINVAGIARVMRGSMIEVLSGNFIRTARAKGLPGRTIVLRHAMKPALMPVVSLLGSICISSITAAVVTESVFALPGLGQLVVNGAINRDYTLVLGLVVLTTAVAVLFNLLVDLAYAWLDPRIRY
- a CDS encoding peptide ABC transporter substrate-binding protein, with the translated sequence MKTPFVYAAALSALVLAFAPSAFAVNVPAGVALAASQEITRQVPSETESLDPAHIESWTGNTIALDLFEGLTRIDAAGAVVPGVAQSWTRTGPDTWVFKLRHDARWSNGQPVTAQDFIYAWQRVLDPKTGSKYTVLVEFVKNAKAILAGKQPLTSLAVRAPDPYTLEVTTEVPAAFFPQLAAMPTMAPVNRDVVTKFGGDWTRPANFVGNGPYTLADWQPGNRLVGTKSKTYWNAGKVVITKVTYLPIENDETAMRMYQAGQFDYTYSIPSGIYTQMSKQFGSELKTGLQIATYYYSLNNEDPLFKDKRVRQALSMVLDRDLLTQRLTADGELPMYGLIAKGTQGAAVFKPDWATWPMAKRVDYARNLLKQAGYSDTKPLTFTLTYNTNDLHKKVALFATSEWRTKLGVNAKLENVEYKVLLKQRHDGKVQASRDGWFVDYNDAMSYFDLIRCNSVQNDQRYCNPQVDKLVDEANQQLDDGKRTALLTQAHDLAMNDYPLVPLFQYSADRLVKPYVGGYTSTNYVDQRATQDMYLIKH
- a CDS encoding cupin domain-containing protein — its product is MVTTIQKSNPALELGSKIRALRQRLKRTLDDTATAAGLSKPFLSQVERGLASPSITSLAGIAQALGVTVQYFVDTPSEERCVSRGDQLRFFGFADSANLFARLTNVTGGRQLEAILVRMPPGQKRSEVTTHAGEEFVYVIDGEVSLTLEGKTFVLHAGDSAHYESTVPHSWVNTARIESVVVWVGTPRLF
- a CDS encoding oligopeptide:H+ symporter; translated protein: MNSSNARGVHVSQTRSFSTVFLIEMWERFGYYGMAALLVLFMIDKLGFADSHATLTWGAFTALVYASPSIGGWIGDKILGARRTMIFGAMVLAAGYLMLALPNDQLAYMYASLGVIVVGNGLFKANAANLVRRIYEGDDARIDSAFTIYYMAVNIGSTVSMLATPWIKDHWGWHTAFAVCCAGMLLSVLNYFVMFRTLAHIGSAPDAEPVRWKRVGAVALGGIVLGSATMFVLQHKAIAVACVYTAGVAILAIFAYMLVKCERSERSGLFAALILTAQVILFFVFYVQMSTSLTLFALRNVDPRFVLFGQTLFTWSAAQFQALNPIWIMLMSPVLALLYTKLASNGKDVPVAVKYAFGFAVVAAGFFVYAASGNYAVNGRVSSWFMVGGYGLYSLGELLVSGLGLAMIARYVPARMSGFMMGAYFVATGVSQYLGSVVANFAQMPAGNLDPLESLPLYTKLFTGLGWLAAGGALVAVLLLPLMRKLSREHQRCSDEAANTSRQPAATNSVVAE